TGGTCAAAGTAGTATGGTAGTACTCTTTCTAGGGTTACTTTTAGGTTTTCTGCTCCAGGTATTACATCTTTTGGAAGGTGAGCAAACATTGGCAAGCTTGCTTGTCTTTCTTTTTCTTCTTCTGAGATTTCTGGAGGAAGTGTATCATATGATCTTCTCCAAATATGAACTTGGTCATCACCATATTTTTCTGCTGTTTCTGCTTTGTTTAGACCTTGGAGTGCACCGTAGTGTCTTTCGTTTAGTCTGTAGGTTTTATTTTGTGGTACATACATTTGGTCAGAATATTCTAGGGCGTAGTTACAGGTTTTGATAGCTCTTTTTAGGATAGAAGTATGGGCATGGTCAAATCTTATGCCTGCTTCTTTGATTTTTCTACCAGCTTCTTTGGCTTCTTCTACACCTTTTTCAGATAGGTCTACATCTACCCAGCCTGTAAATTTGTTTGCAAGGTTCCATTCACTTTGTCCGTGTCTTACTAGTACAAGTTTTATTGTCATTATCTTCTCCTTAGTTTTTCAAAAGCTGCACTTTCGGCTTGCTTGCTTTTTATAGCTTCGTTCCTATTTTCATCAAGTTGGTCCATCCAGTTTAGGGCCTTGGCTGTGCCTACTATAACACATTCTTGTGGCTTGTCAGCTATTTTTGCCTTGATCCTAAATTTCTCTTCTATCCTGTCTTTAAGTCCTATTGTATAGACTCCACCACCTGTTAGTATTATTTCCCTATCGAAAATATCACTTGCTAATTCTGGCGGAGTTATTTCTAGTACTTTCTTTATGCCATCTACTATTTGGTCAATTTGTTTTTTTATGGCATCTTTTACTTCTCCAACAGGTATATAGACTTTGCTTGGAAGTCCATTTGTCATGTCTCTACCCTTTATTTCAATAGAATCATCAATATTTAATGTGCCTGCTATTTCTTTGATTTTTTCTGCACTTTGATCTCCTATGAGTAGGCCATAACGGCTTCTGATATAATCTTTTATAGCATTATCAAAGCTTAGCCCTGCAACATCTACAGAGGAGCTTGCTATGATTTCTCCCCTAGAGATGACTGCTATATCGGTTGTTCCACCACCGACATCTACTACCATAGAGCCTTTTGGATCTGTTATATCTACACCAGCACCTAGGGCTGCTGCTAGGGGCTCTTCTATGAGAAATGTCCTATGGGCTCCAGCATTTTCTGCCGCCTGAAGGACTGCTCTTTTTTCTACCTGGGTAGATCTAGCTGGCACACATATCAAAAGATCTGGTTTGATGATTGGCTTTTTGACAGTTTTTTCTAGAAAATATTCTAGCATTTTTTCTGTCGACTTAAAATCTGATATGACTCCCTTTTGCATAGGCATTATGCATGATACATTGCCAGGGGCTCTGCCTATAAGTTTTTTAGCGTTATTACCTACAGCCAGTATCTTTCCATTTAGGACGTCCATTGCTATAACAGATGGCTCATTCAAAACTATTCCCTTGCCGTTAAGATAAACCAAGACACTTGCTGTTCCCAAGTCTATTGCGACAGATTTTCTAAATTTTGCCATGTATATTCCTTTTCTTTTATTATGGATTTTCTACAAGCCAAAGATAAACTATGACTCTATTTATACTATATTACTTTTTGTGAAAAATTAAACTTTACAAATATGTTTTTAATTTCTCAACCTTGTCTGTTTTCTCCCATGTGAAGTCTTCGTCATCCCTACCAAAATGACCATAGGCTGCAGTTTTTTTGTAGATTGGTCTTAGGAGATCTAGGTTTTCTATGATGGCTTGTGGTCTAAAATCAAAGTTTTCTTTGACTATTTCAAGAAGTTTTTCATCATCAAATTTGCCTGTACCAAAGGAGTCTACATAGATAGAAAGTGGTTTTGCAACCCCTATTGCATAGGCTATGCCTATTTCCAATTTTTTTGCAAGGCCAGCTGCCACCATGTTTTTGGCTGCATATCTTGCCATATAGGCTGCTGAACGGTCTACCTTTGTTGGATCTTTTCCTGAGAATGCTCCACCACCTGATTTTGAATATCCACCATAGGAATCTACTATTATCTTTCTACCTGTAAGGCCTGCATCTCCCTTTGGTCCACCGATAACAAATTTGCCTGTTGGGTTTACATATATTTTTGTATCTTCATCGATTAGGTCTTGGTCTACTACTTTGTTGATTACTTCATTTATGACATCTTTTCTAATTTGTTCAAGGCTAACTGAGTCCTTGTGTTGGGTTGAAATGACTATGGCTTCTATTCTTTTTAGCTTATCATCATCATATTCTACAGTCACTTGGCTTTTGCCATCTGGTCTTAGATAGTCAATTATGCCCTCTTTGCGGACCGTAGCAAGTCTTTTAGCTAGTTTTTGAGCAAGAACTACTGATACAGGTAGGTATTCTTCGGTTTCATCATCTGCATAACCAAAAATCATACCTTGATCACCTGCTCCTATTCTGTCATACCTATCATTAGTACTTTCAAATTCACTTGCCTTGTTTACACCTTGGGCTATATCTGCTGATTGTTCTATGATTGATGATAGGACTGCAACATTTTCTGAATCAAAACCTGTGTTTGGATCGGTATAGCCGATTTCTTTTATAGTCGATCTAGCAATATCTTCTATTGGCACATAGGCTTCTGTTGAGATCTCTCCAACAACAAAAACCAGGCCTGTTGTAGTAATAGTTTCTGCTGCTACTCTTGAATTTGTATCTTGTCTTAGGCATTCATCTAAGATGGCATCTGATATTTGGTCACAGACCTTATCAGGATGTCCTTCTGTAACTGATTCGCTTGTAATAAATTTTTTCATTTTTCCTCCTCTAAATATACTATGGCCCTGGCTTCTATTCCCTCACTCCTACCAGTAAATCCTAAATTTTCGCTGGTAGAGGCTTTTACAGATACATTTTCTATATCTGTATCAAGGTGTTTTGCCAGAAGTCTAATGATTTGTTCTCTATATGGACTTATTTTTGGACTTTGGCAGATGACAACCGAGTCTATATTGCCAATTTTATAGCCTCTTTTTTTCATTTCGAGAACCACCTTATCCAATAGGTCTATAGAATATATATCCTTGTAGGCTGGGTCGGTATCTGGAAACAAATTGCCTATA
This window of the Anaerococcus mediterraneensis genome carries:
- the gpmA gene encoding 2,3-diphosphoglycerate-dependent phosphoglycerate mutase is translated as MTIKLVLVRHGQSEWNLANKFTGWVDVDLSEKGVEEAKEAGRKIKEAGIRFDHAHTSILKRAIKTCNYALEYSDQMYVPQNKTYRLNERHYGALQGLNKAETAEKYGDDQVHIWRRSYDTLPPEISEEEKERQASLPMFAHLPKDVIPGAENLKVTLERVLPYYFDQIAPQLLAGETVLVAAHGNSLRALAKHLENISDDDIMGLEIPTGQPLVYELDENLQVMKKYYL
- a CDS encoding rod shape-determining protein codes for the protein MAKFRKSVAIDLGTASVLVYLNGKGIVLNEPSVIAMDVLNGKILAVGNNAKKLIGRAPGNVSCIMPMQKGVISDFKSTEKMLEYFLEKTVKKPIIKPDLLICVPARSTQVEKRAVLQAAENAGAHRTFLIEEPLAAALGAGVDITDPKGSMVVDVGGGTTDIAVISRGEIIASSSVDVAGLSFDNAIKDYIRSRYGLLIGDQSAEKIKEIAGTLNIDDSIEIKGRDMTNGLPSKVYIPVGEVKDAIKKQIDQIVDGIKKVLEITPPELASDIFDREIILTGGGVYTIGLKDRIEEKFRIKAKIADKPQECVIVGTAKALNWMDQLDENRNEAIKSKQAESAAFEKLRRR
- the metK gene encoding methionine adenosyltransferase; translated protein: MKKFITSESVTEGHPDKVCDQISDAILDECLRQDTNSRVAAETITTTGLVFVVGEISTEAYVPIEDIARSTIKEIGYTDPNTGFDSENVAVLSSIIEQSADIAQGVNKASEFESTNDRYDRIGAGDQGMIFGYADDETEEYLPVSVVLAQKLAKRLATVRKEGIIDYLRPDGKSQVTVEYDDDKLKRIEAIVISTQHKDSVSLEQIRKDVINEVINKVVDQDLIDEDTKIYVNPTGKFVIGGPKGDAGLTGRKIIVDSYGGYSKSGGGAFSGKDPTKVDRSAAYMARYAAKNMVAAGLAKKLEIGIAYAIGVAKPLSIYVDSFGTGKFDDEKLLEIVKENFDFRPQAIIENLDLLRPIYKKTAAYGHFGRDDEDFTWEKTDKVEKLKTYL
- the ispF gene encoding 2-C-methyl-D-erythritol 2,4-cyclodiphosphate synthase, coding for MRVGIGYDVHQIVEGRDMVIGGVKFDYPLGLLGHSDADVLTHAIMDAILGALALPDIGNLFPDTDPAYKDIYSIDLLDKVVLEMKKRGYKIGNIDSVVICQSPKISPYREQIIRLLAKHLDTDIENVSVKASTSENLGFTGRSEGIEARAIVYLEEEK